catatttttgagtgcttaatgtgtgcagagcgctattctgaatgctgaggagagtaccctatgaaagagttgatagatatattccctgtaaACAAGTAGCTCACCGTCTagcggggaagcagacattaatcagtcagcaAATCgtagacatttattgagcccttactgtgtgcagagagctgtactaaatacttggagggATACAATATAAATGAGATGGTACACGTTTCCTCAATGAGTTTAAAGCCTAGATTAAAGAACCTTACATTCGGCAGCAATATCCTGAGAGTCTGcagatgcattaagtctggagatggtcactgacagattgtgggaagaagtgaattagctaaatcctctaTGAGAAGGGGGggattccagagggtttttgagggatggatatcttcgggctgggtaattgaaaagggtggatttccaggcaaaaggaagggtgggagccagaggtgtgaggaggaagggttgaaagcgagtcacggtaagaacgttgtttttggagggttggttgaagaaagcgggTAATGAGGACGAGAGTGAGGCCAGTGATCAGACATTCactgaaatcaacccaactataattcgttattcttctagactctaagatcgttgtgggcagggactgtgcccgtttattattctattgtactctccccagcatttagtacaatgctctgcacacagtaaatgctcaatcaatattactgaAAGAATTcactttccactttacaggagctgctgcaatcagggtccctgtgctagaagctgtgtatttgtgtgtgtatgtgtgtgtatgcaaggTATTGGGTAGctggaagcagcgaacaagttcaggcagtggggaaggttgaagacgaagatagaaaaagatctcccttcagactgtaaactcgacgtggccagggaacatgtcttccaactctgttgggatggcagaggggagacaatctcaggaattccctttcaatcaaccaaaataatgtgaaaatctggatctttccttatcccatCCGGATAAAGAACACAAAGATGATTTGGGATTCAGTAACTGCCTCccttccatagagaatcactagcaaatgtcctgtcagtttcttcacccaTCCCATTAATGGACTCTAACTttagctcttccctcatccaccgcagaaagtcaatgctgcctcccaaatatgtcaaacgtctccacggtgacaggattcctcttgctgggtttctcggaggtccggaagctgcagcttgtccaagccgcgctattcctcctggtctacctggtggccctgacagggaatcaacTTATCATCTCCgctaccgccctcgaccggcgcctccacacccccatgtacttcttcctcagtaacctgtccgtcctcgacctctgctacatctccgtcaccgttcctaaatccatccacaactcccttactgaccgtagatccatctccttcctgggctgcgtcACACAAGTCTTCTTGGTAGTTTTCTTTGGAGgcgcagaatattttgtcctcacggtgatgtcctatgaccgctacgctgccatctgcctccccctgcgctacgaggttgtTATGAATAGagtggcttgtgggaagatggcggccgcctcgtggtTCAGTGGGGccctgtttggagtcttgctttcagcctcgaccttctccctatccttctgtggatccaacgtcatacagcagtttttctgtgacatcccttccctgctgaagatcacctgctcggaGGGCCACGTCGCCGTCAACGTAAGCATCACCGCCTCGGCAACGTTATGCatcatctgcttcattctcatcattgtcTCGTACgcacgcatcttccgggccattcTGAGGATGCCAtccgctgagggccgggccaaagccttctccacctgcctgcctcacctcatcgtcgtcactctctttgtcatgacttctCTCTGTGCatacttgaagccaccctcagattccccctcagtactggacctgctggtgtccgcgttatacaccgtggtgcccccctccctgaaccccctcatctacagcctgaggaacagggacgtgaaggcagCCCTGGGGAGAGGACTAGGCCGGGAGTGGCTTCTATCTTGGGTCCGTGAAGTCACAAGTCTTTGCCTGCTGAAGTCAACATGGCCCACAGTGAATGACACCAGCATCTTCAGAGACCAGAGCTTTGTGTGTTTCACCCACAGACCTATAGATGGAAAAAACCATCTATAACACTTATTTAAAACAAGATCCTCGTTTTCACAGAGATCGGGTGAAGCTATATttgtcttctgcctcctgagctgaaggccacccttcgaaGGAGGGCCCAAGTCTTATGAAAGGTGACACTCAAAGTCTTACCTTTTCAATCGGAACTGATTTCCCCGAGATATAATGTCATTCGTTGGGGGATTAGCTCCTGAATttgactcatctccctgctgTGGAGCCCAACCTGAAATTTATAAACTTTACACTGCCAGataccaagttgcagaatgtaccttaCTCGTGTTTTTGGCATTTCTTTAGAGTGTTTCATGTCTACATGTgcgtctctttgtctctctctctcttcctctctctctctctctgtgtgtgtgtgtgtgcatgtgtctgtatgtgcgtgtgtgtgtccatgTATGTGGGGTGCACAGTATTGCgtcaaacaaaagtaattttctCAGAGGTGATTTATTAATTTTtgatttgtgttttgtttttttactggcgctcagagtgatcaatcaatcattatttccatgcttttttgtgttttttttctaacaggcattttgttaaacacttaccatgttgacaggcactacactaagtacttgggaatatacacgttaataaggttggacacagtccctgtccctcctggcgttcacggtctcagtccccattttaggatgaggtaaccgaggcccagagaagggaatgtgacatgcccaaaaataacaaaacagacaggtggcagagctgggtttagaacccattactttctcactccaggcctgttttctatccactgaaccatacATGTCACCACACCTTCTGAAGCAGACTTCCAGCAGCATCACTAATTGTTTAGGACTAACTCATCATACTGCAAGAAAAGTCAGCGAAGCAGCAAAGAGTAACGGGCCCAGATGTcagacgacctggattctaattctaactctgtcaatgtccctgctgtgtgaccatgggcaagtcacttcatttctcctttcctcagtttctcatctgtaaaatggggattcaatacctgttcccctgcctccgacttatctgtgagccccgtgtggaacctgattgttttCTTCCTACCcttgttgcttagaacagtgcttggcacatagtaagtgcctaacgaattccatgaacaatgaagtcTGGATGGTAGTTAGTCTCCCAGCATCAAAGTTATACTCACTTGAACACTACTATGTGGGGTGGTGTTCAGAGTTCCGCACACAGAAAACAATGgaataaattctattgactgattgaatgagtgaagtgattGATGAAAGGAGAATTAGCAACAGCAGAATACCCAAACAACTACTGAAGGAAAGCAGAAACTGgtaaactgaaaacaaggaggcagacgGCCAGAACAACATCTGAGGACTATATTCATCTTGTAGACCGGATTGAAGGAccaagaaccacgtgaccagagggttctcatGGTCGCCTGGGCCCCGAGGTCTCTAGGAAGGGCACTCAGACCCTCCAGGGATTTCCCTCAAGAGAGGCGGCTACTTTATTTTTGGGGAAGTGGTCCATCTGGAGGAAGCATCTCAGTGTCcacgggaggagagggagaggggctgaggactCCTCGATGTACCTCCTTCcgtgaccgaacccaggagtctgagggaagacaggggaccagcccatCCTGGCAAAAGTCggcaactcccagccccaaactACCCCGGTTAGTGTGCcctggggtgggaaaggaggggctGGAAGAAGCTAGCGGCCCGTAGTGAGTCGGTGGAGAATCTCGCACACGTCCCCCAGGTTGGAGTTCAGACCAGGGCTGCATTGCAGGCgagtttgcaggagcagaaaccaagctttagcagggacgagacagttacaggtaccacagcacaagccactagtttTGGAATCgcttcctctgctcaggttctcagtcgcatggtctttgcACCTGGAATAGCACTCATCACCTGTTTTTGTTGTAGATCACCCCCTCCATCGTCTCGTTAACATCCCTTCATCCTCCGTCGGCTctgtcatccctccatcaccgctccatcgACCTTCGATCATCCCTCCATCACCACTGCATCGTCcctccatcatccttccatcgTCTCTTCATCAAcaccccatcatccttccatctcCCTAGGACGGTCAGtggctctgtgggcagggaatgtcctctACCAACTCTCCTTAAGTCTTTAGTTCcattactccgcacacagtaagcggtcagtaaataccatcgatttatcatttctcccagcccacTGCCAAGACATATGAGGCGACATATGTAATTGTATTCCCACTCCAGATCCTTTCCCGTTTAGCCAAACGTCACTCTGCAGTTCGTTTTCCTCGTTTAGAGACAGTTGCAATTGAATTCCCTGGACCcacagctttgtgtgtgtgtgcgcacgtgtgTTTACGTGCttagggcagggtaggagaatcagggagaaaATCCCAGACTCTAGCGAAGGGggacatctgggtagggaacagtggggaatgttctccatctctccctaaagaacaggtttgggggtgagggaagagccGACTGAGTGACTAGTTATGTTTATGGGTGTTTGCGTCTGCCAACctgcttgcattgtactctcccaagggattagcacagtgctttgcacacagtaaacactcgatagataagattgactctgtgcgactgcGACTGTCCGTCTGTGGAAGAACCCCACTCTGTGAGTGAgagggaatacatgtgagggcattatgtgtttggatacatgtatgtttagTTGTAATTCTAGATGttagaatgaatttgtgtgcttcatgGTGACTTCTAGGGTTGGTATATCATTGCCTTTTGTGCCCACTGGGGGCTCGGCAaacatcgttattactattatcagtcggtcaatcagcttaatacagggctgtgcacaccttaagcgctcaataaatacgagtgaatcacTNNNNNNNNNNNNNNNNNNNNNNNNNNNNNNNNNNNNNNNNNNNNNNNNNNNNNNNNNNNNNNNNNNNNNNNNNNNNNNNNNNNNNNNNNNNNNNNNNNNNNNNNNNNNNNNNNNNNNNNNNNNNNNNNNNNNNNNNNNNNNNNNNNNNNNNNNNNNNNNNNNNNNNNNNNNNNNNNNNNNNNNNNNNNNNNNNNNNNNNNNNNNNNNNNNNNNNNNNNNNNNNNNNNNNNNNNNNNNNNNNNNNNNNNNNNNNNNNNNNNNNNNNNNNNNNNNNNNNNNNNNNNNNNNNNNNNNNNNNNNNNNNNNNNNNNNNNNNNNNNNNNNNNNNNNNNNNNNNNNNNNNNNNNNNNNNNNNNNNNNNNNNNNNNNNNNNNNNNNNNNNNNNNNNNNNNNNNNNNNNNNNNNNNNNNNNNNNNNNNNNNNNNNNNNNNNNNNNNNNNNNNNNNNNNNNNNNNNNNNNNNNNNNNNNNNNNNNNNNNNNNNNNNNNNNNNNNNNNNNNgaatatttactgagctcagaGCAGGGGCtatctgtgtgtagaacactgtactaatgcttggaagagtacaaataacaatatagcagatccgctcccctacccacaactagcttacaagtCCTCTGTACATAAccgataatttatttttatatcaacatccttatccccctttagactgtaagtttgctgtggggagggaacatgtctaacaactctgttatattgtactctccaaagtatttagtacagtgctctgcacacagtagaatggtcaaaaatacgatttcgtaattgcttgattgaatgatactacaacttctactagagcTTCTGCTACTATTACAGCTActattcctcctttcctctcttataTCTTTAtatcttgttgtccccacttgaagaattatggtgtcaatccttCTTTGGAAATCCCTTCTAGTTGCGTGAACTCTTCTACCAAGTTTCTAGATCGTTCTGTAAtggataactctcttccaatataccataagctgctcctcccatagactcaccggaaaagctCCTGTTGGTTTATTTTCCTTATCAAGATAtttttcctgtgcagggagtcatcatcatctaccaatgtctaacatctccacggtgagggaatttctcgtgttgggattctcggaggtctggaagctacagctggtccaggccacactgttcctcctggtctacctggcggtcccgacagggaatctcctcatcctcgCCATCACCCgcccctcgaccggcacctccacacccccatgtacatcctcctcaggaacctgtccatcatcgacctctgcctcatctccatcactgtccccaactcgatctacaactccctgaccaacaagagatccatcttccTTGTGGGATGTGCCTTCcaagtcttctccgtggtctggttttcCACCGCAGAGCTGTTCATACTCTCGGCCATGTCCCATGACCCCTACGCcgccgtctgcctccccccaagctacgaggtcgtcatggctcagAAGGCCTATCAGAAGTTGGCCACTGACTTCTGGTTCAGCGGGGGACTttttgcagcaatgtgttcagctgggacattctccctgtccttctgtgggtccaacaacgtccctcagttcttctgggacgtcccccctctgctgaggatcacctgctccgagaagaaCATGGTCATCGACGCAACCGTGACTTTTAGAACGTCCTTAGGCATCGTCTGGTTCAGTTCCATCACTTTCTCGTACATGCGtgtcttccgggccatgctgaggatgcctgtCACCGAGGgtagggccaaagccttctccacctgcctggccCATCTCACCGTTTTCACTGTCTTACTTTTTGCGGGTGTATTTACCtatatcaagccgccctcagactcctccttgatcgtggacctgctggtccCCGTGTTGTACACGTTGGTGCCCctctccttgaaccccctcatctacagcctgaggaacaaggatgtgaaggccgccatgggcatgatcctaaaagggtcattcactcagcctccgctctgggacaaaaggtctccttccttgtgcaaataataccacaccaccacttaacaaaGGAATGGCCCTTGGGTCTAGCTAAATATTTAGCTGTCCTacggggtt
Above is a window of Tachyglossus aculeatus isolate mTacAcu1 unplaced genomic scaffold, mTacAcu1.pri scaffold_310_arrow_ctg1, whole genome shotgun sequence DNA encoding:
- the LOC119923856 gene encoding olfactory receptor 14A2-like → MNNTACGASPSPRLARSISFLGCVTQVFLVVFFGGAEYFVLTITCSEGHVAVNVSITASATLCIICFILIIVSYARIFRAILRMPSAEELFILSAMSHDPYAAVCLPPSYEVVMAQKAYQKLATDFWFSGGLFAAMITCSEKNMVIDATVTFRTSLGIVWFSSITFSYMRVFRAMLRMPVTEGRAKAFSTCLAHLTVFTVLLFAGVFTYIKPPSDSSLIVDLLVPVLYTLKTLDVDEFSKCGRECG